In Candidatus Omnitrophota bacterium, a genomic segment contains:
- a CDS encoding phage tail protein encodes MKSRIKRDITIRFIPNLLADEGRTLQSFPYDRRWTIRRYLRKAKVNFEGMRIMVNGNAAKSLRQHLQSGDEIVVIPEIGIALGFAVPWFIDAFVFYATAAIAIAITVYSIYSALTTKVKTPSYDISGEGIDEDSPSASWTGVKTVRDPNGSIPIIYGRRLTGGTVINEFISTDGEKNYLNSLVAIGEGPLKSITLSRINKNAAENFSNYTLETKLGTNDQVPISNFEDLHDIHSLSVELEKDAAYTYTSEISDLEAFEIILGLPNGLYQQDSSGNLTSWDVTFKVEYKLHSAGEWTDLGGTTISGKTRSTLQKIFRKDGLTAGQYDIRITRTSDNSSLDPVKNGDLYLQGVDEINTDNLSYPNTGVVGIKTLAINELSGDRPEYEFLTEARLVLVPKIMNGAAEVDWEDYYWDPDAGIYKLLADDTALTWDGETYVERFSANPIWCLYDLMTNTRFGLGDYITTSDHDLDYLLEMSQYCEERVPDGEGGYEKRFRMDVCIDSPQQALNLIMQLCGIFRGMPFYSDLGKVRIAIDKPDNPVQLFNMGNIVKDSFSQSWGSKRDIPNIVHVQFDNEDNYYEQEMISVIDEESLVAGDPKRIKQVRYYGTKLSYAIRFGRNILKTAKYVNRTITIKAGTAALIRQCGEVIDIAHDVPQWGFSGCVLSGSTTTKVKLDRTIEIEAAKSYAIRVDFAQLNEDGSPRYEERVVTDPPGSYTEVNVSEAFSSAPLKNDSYSFGELNKLVLPARIVSLKRQRGGEVEIEVQEYNEDIYDDTAVTIPVRESSSLSPDTPDVTDLQLTERIAKLTDGSIEDVIDVWFQRPVLTTYKIGVYQKARIYLSDNNGASWEYKGETNDIHFAIIGGLKDGVTYTVAVVSIAANGKENPVSTSPSTTINLIGKSAAPSDVTTFLVNQSRDRLYFGWTNVTDVDLKGYEIRYGNDWASGYVIVSDKKGNSHIELNFREGSAQKFFIKAIDTSGNYSENATEATVTIDNIPFTNIIESYQEQTGWAGTKSNTTKVGDNLEISDGQLSGTYITPEQDVGYVATFKIGIETVVTAAGDREFDDDEEARFSDSETSRMSGEEISGAVSFEIRTSEDNITWTDWAAWQAGDYKCRYFQLRMTMTRASLSQDLECSEFNYYADLPDVDEFSEDEVTDAGAGKEVLFTKDFHEAPSVNIDILTGDGFVHKFSAIPDLTGFTVKLYKLDGTAVTGQFKYHAHAV; translated from the coding sequence ATGAAAAGCAGAATAAAAAGAGATATCACGATAAGATTTATTCCTAATCTCCTTGCAGATGAAGGAAGGACATTACAGTCATTCCCCTATGACCGCCGGTGGACAATCCGTAGATATCTTAGGAAAGCAAAGGTCAATTTTGAGGGAATGCGGATTATGGTAAACGGGAATGCGGCAAAAAGCCTAAGACAACATCTCCAAAGCGGAGATGAAATTGTAGTTATCCCAGAGATAGGAATTGCTTTAGGATTTGCTGTTCCTTGGTTCATTGATGCTTTCGTTTTTTATGCTACAGCAGCAATAGCTATTGCCATAACAGTCTACTCCATTTATTCCGCTCTTACTACTAAAGTTAAAACACCTTCTTATGATATATCCGGAGAGGGCATTGATGAAGATTCCCCCAGCGCATCCTGGACAGGAGTTAAGACTGTCCGTGATCCCAACGGCTCAATCCCAATCATCTACGGCCGGAGGCTTACCGGAGGGACGGTAATAAACGAATTTATCTCAACTGACGGAGAAAAGAATTACCTTAATTCCTTAGTAGCCATAGGGGAAGGCCCCCTCAAAAGTATCACATTATCCCGTATAAATAAGAATGCCGCCGAAAATTTCTCTAATTATACTCTCGAAACTAAGCTCGGCACTAATGACCAGGTGCCAATCTCTAACTTCGAGGACCTGCATGATATCCACTCTTTAAGTGTCGAATTGGAAAAAGATGCCGCCTATACATATACAAGCGAGATATCTGACCTGGAAGCCTTTGAAATAATCCTAGGCCTCCCAAATGGGTTATATCAGCAAGATAGTTCCGGTAATCTAACTTCCTGGGACGTTACTTTTAAAGTTGAATATAAATTACATAGCGCAGGCGAATGGACTGACCTGGGGGGGACAACAATCAGCGGCAAAACAAGATCAACCTTACAGAAAATATTCCGTAAAGATGGCCTTACCGCGGGGCAATATGATATTCGTATAACAAGGACATCAGATAATTCTTCCTTGGATCCCGTAAAAAATGGTGACCTATATTTACAGGGCGTGGATGAAATTAACACAGATAACTTGTCATATCCTAACACTGGAGTGGTAGGAATAAAAACCCTGGCAATAAATGAGTTATCCGGGGATAGGCCAGAATATGAATTCCTTACGGAAGCACGTTTGGTATTGGTTCCCAAGATTATGAATGGGGCAGCAGAGGTAGATTGGGAGGATTATTATTGGGATCCTGATGCCGGAATATACAAACTTCTTGCAGACGATACCGCACTTACTTGGGATGGTGAAACTTATGTCGAACGTTTCAGCGCAAATCCTATTTGGTGCCTATACGATCTTATGACTAATACCCGTTTTGGTTTGGGCGATTATATTACAACTTCCGACCATGATTTAGATTATCTTTTAGAAATGTCTCAATATTGTGAAGAGCGCGTTCCCGATGGCGAAGGAGGCTATGAGAAGCGCTTTAGAATGGATGTCTGTATCGATAGTCCCCAACAAGCCTTAAACTTAATTATGCAGCTTTGCGGAATTTTCAGGGGAATGCCTTTTTATTCAGATCTGGGAAAAGTCAGAATCGCCATAGATAAACCCGATAACCCCGTTCAACTCTTTAACATGGGCAACATTGTCAAAGATAGCTTTTCCCAAAGCTGGGGTTCAAAAAGAGATATCCCCAATATTGTTCATGTCCAATTCGATAATGAAGATAATTATTATGAACAGGAGATGATTTCTGTTATAGATGAAGAGTCCCTCGTGGCAGGCGATCCAAAACGCATAAAACAGGTACGTTATTATGGTACCAAACTATCCTATGCAATACGTTTTGGCCGTAATATCCTCAAGACCGCTAAATATGTCAATAGGACAATAACCATAAAAGCTGGTACAGCCGCCCTTATTCGCCAATGCGGCGAAGTCATTGATATAGCCCATGACGTCCCCCAGTGGGGGTTTTCCGGATGTGTATTATCCGGCAGCACAACAACCAAGGTCAAACTCGACCGCACAATAGAAATTGAAGCAGCAAAATCTTACGCCATAAGGGTCGACTTTGCCCAACTTAATGAGGATGGCTCCCCAAGATATGAAGAAAGAGTTGTTACCGACCCCCCGGGAAGCTATACAGAAGTAAATGTAAGCGAAGCCTTTTCTTCAGCGCCTTTAAAGAATGATTCTTATTCTTTCGGTGAATTAAATAAATTGGTTCTTCCCGCGCGCATTGTATCTCTAAAAAGGCAAAGAGGGGGAGAAGTAGAAATCGAAGTCCAGGAATATAATGAGGATATTTACGATGATACGGCCGTAACTATTCCAGTAAGAGAATCATCCTCTTTATCCCCGGATACCCCTGACGTCACGGACCTGCAACTTACCGAGCGCATAGCCAAACTTACCGATGGATCCATAGAAGACGTCATCGATGTATGGTTCCAAAGGCCCGTTTTAACTACCTATAAAATCGGCGTCTACCAGAAGGCAAGGATCTACCTTTCCGATAATAACGGCGCCAGCTGGGAATATAAAGGGGAAACAAACGATATACATTTCGCAATTATCGGCGGCCTGAAAGACGGTGTAACCTATACAGTAGCTGTTGTATCCATCGCCGCTAATGGCAAAGAAAACCCGGTATCTACCAGCCCTTCCACAACCATAAATTTAATCGGCAAATCCGCTGCCCCCAGTGACGTAACAACATTCCTGGTCAACCAGAGCCGCGATAGGCTTTATTTCGGCTGGACAAATGTAACCGATGTTGATCTTAAAGGATATGAAATAAGATATGGTAATGACTGGGCCTCTGGGTATGTAATTGTCTCTGATAAGAAAGGGAATAGTCATATAGAACTTAATTTCAGGGAAGGCAGCGCGCAGAAGTTCTTTATCAAGGCAATAGATACTTCCGGCAATTATTCCGAGAATGCCACTGAAGCAACAGTCACGATAGATAACATCCCCTTTACCAATATCATAGAAAGCTATCAGGAACAGACAGGTTGGGCCGGAACGAAAAGCAATACAACCAAAGTAGGGGATAACCTTGAAATTTCCGACGGGCAATTAAGCGGCACATATATAACTCCCGAACAGGATGTAGGGTATGTCGCCACTTTTAAAATAGGTATCGAAACCGTAGTTACTGCCGCTGGAGATAGGGAGTTTGACGATGACGAAGAGGCGAGGTTCAGCGACAGCGAAACATCCCGGATGAGCGGCGAAGAAATCTCGGGCGCGGTAAGTTTTGAAATCAGGACATCCGAAGACAACATCACCTGGACAGACTGGGCTGCTTGGCAGGCAGGAGACTACAAATGCCGGTATTTTCAGCTCAGGATGACTATGACAAGAGCCTCACTTTCGCAGGACCTGGAATGCTCTGAATTTAATTATTACGCAGATTTGCCGGATGTGGATGAATTCAGTGAAGATGAAGTCACAGATGCGGGCGCAGGAAAAGAAGTATTATTTACAAAAGACTTCCATGAAGCCCCCTCAGTTAACATAGATATCTTAACCGGCGATGGATTTGTGCACAAGTTCAGCGCTATCCCGGATTTAACGGGATTTACCGTGAAACTATATAAATTAGATGGGACCGCAGTGACAGGGCAGTTCAAATACCACGCGCATGCGGTTTAG
- a CDS encoding NlpC/P60 family protein, with protein MLNLRPFLAIPYKHKGRDFNGCDCLGFDILFYWVVLKKVLPDVDEDYSPNWQFKNKNYFLEGYYKNFDKIEKPETYDLIVFQNRQGVVNHGGVVLGYGKFVHCCKDGVLVDTYNRPEWKKRINGFYRLKT; from the coding sequence ATGCTTAATCTTAGGCCATTCCTGGCAATCCCCTATAAACATAAGGGGAGGGATTTCAATGGTTGTGATTGTCTGGGGTTCGATATACTTTTCTATTGGGTGGTTCTTAAGAAAGTACTTCCAGATGTAGATGAAGATTATTCACCTAATTGGCAATTTAAGAATAAAAACTATTTTTTAGAGGGGTATTATAAAAATTTTGACAAGATTGAAAAACCGGAGACTTATGATCTCATAGTTTTTCAAAATAGGCAGGGTGTTGTTAACCATGGGGGGGTAGTTCTGGGTTATGGTAAATTTGTTCACTGTTGTAAAGACGGAGTCTTAGTTGATACTTATAACCGTCCGGAATGGAAAAAAAGAATAAATGGGTTTTATAGATTAAAGACATGA